In Pseudomonas sp. GCEP-101, one DNA window encodes the following:
- a CDS encoding hotdog fold domain-containing protein has product MSQMMQMYQQAGPAQFSAMIGQVAPYFASIAPQFVELRPGYAEVTFPKRREVLNHIGTVHAIALCNAAELAAGTMTDVSIPKGRRWIPRGMTVEYLAKAEGDVRAVADGRAIDWNQDGDIVVPVLAYVGDKKVFRADITMYVSQA; this is encoded by the coding sequence ATGAGTCAGATGATGCAGATGTACCAGCAGGCCGGCCCCGCGCAGTTCAGCGCCATGATCGGGCAGGTCGCCCCCTACTTCGCCAGCATCGCCCCGCAGTTCGTCGAACTGCGCCCCGGCTATGCGGAAGTCACCTTCCCCAAGCGCCGCGAAGTGCTCAACCACATCGGCACGGTGCACGCCATCGCGCTGTGCAACGCGGCCGAACTGGCCGCCGGGACCATGACTGACGTGTCGATCCCCAAGGGCCGCCGCTGGATTCCCCGCGGCATGACGGTCGAATACCTGGCCAAGGCCGAGGGTGATGTTCGCGCCGTGGCCGACGGCCGTGCCATCGACTGGAACCAGGACGGCGACATCGTCGTGCCGGTGCTGGCTTATGTGGGCGACAAGAAGGTATTCCGCGCCGACATCACCATGTACGTCAGCCAGGCCTGA
- a CDS encoding TetR/AcrR family transcriptional regulator — MARPSRKDDILQAALACFSESGVDATTIEMIRDRSGASIGSLYHHYGNKERIIGALYLTGVGQYAALLDAGLQEAKSAEAVVKLFVTSYVDWVSANPEWARFILHSRGRVEAGEMGEELREANRQHGRRIAELLAEHRKAGAFKALSAELFNSVVIGPTHDYARNWLAGRTRVDLIDCREQLAQIAWESVRA, encoded by the coding sequence ATGGCCCGACCTTCCCGCAAAGACGACATCCTCCAGGCCGCGCTGGCCTGTTTCAGCGAATCCGGCGTGGACGCCACCACCATCGAGATGATCCGCGACCGCTCCGGCGCCAGCATCGGCAGCCTCTACCACCACTATGGCAACAAGGAACGCATCATCGGTGCGCTCTACCTGACCGGTGTCGGCCAGTACGCGGCATTGCTCGATGCCGGCTTGCAGGAGGCGAAGAGCGCGGAGGCGGTGGTCAAGCTGTTCGTCACCTCTTACGTCGACTGGGTCTCGGCCAACCCGGAGTGGGCGCGCTTCATCCTGCACAGCCGTGGACGCGTCGAGGCAGGGGAGATGGGCGAGGAACTGCGCGAGGCCAACCGCCAGCACGGCCGGCGTATCGCCGAGTTACTGGCCGAGCACCGCAAGGCGGGGGCGTTCAAGGCGCTGTCGGCGGAGCTGTTCAATTCCGTGGTGATCGGCCCGACCCACGACTATGCCCGCAATTGGCTGGCGGGGCGCACGCGGGTGGACCTGATCGACTGCCGCGAGCAACTGGCGCAGATTGCCTGGGAGAGTGTGCGGGCCTAA
- a CDS encoding DUF934 domain-containing protein codes for MQRIIKHREVVDDRWHLLPKDATLETVPNCDDVIIPLNLWLEHGPALRGRDGGLGVWLDADEEPEAIAGDLDNFKVIAVNFPAFTDGRGFSTARLLRERFGYQGEVRAIGDVLRDQLFFMQSCGFDAYAIRADRDPHAALAGLDDFTEVYQTSVTQPQPLFRRRQLA; via the coding sequence ATGCAGCGAATCATTAAGCACCGCGAGGTCGTCGACGACCGCTGGCACCTGCTGCCCAAGGACGCGACCCTGGAGACCGTGCCCAACTGCGACGACGTGATCATCCCGCTGAACCTGTGGCTGGAACACGGCCCTGCCCTGCGCGGCCGTGACGGCGGCCTGGGCGTATGGCTGGACGCGGACGAAGAGCCCGAAGCCATCGCCGGCGACCTCGACAACTTCAAGGTCATCGCCGTGAACTTCCCTGCCTTCACCGACGGCCGCGGCTTCAGCACCGCGCGCCTGCTGCGCGAGCGCTTCGGCTACCAGGGCGAAGTGCGCGCCATCGGCGACGTGCTGCGTGACCAGTTGTTCTTCATGCAGAGCTGCGGCTTCGACGCCTATGCCATCCGCGCCGACCGCGACCCGCACGCAGCGCTGGCCGGCCTGGACGACTTCACCGAGGTCTACCAGACCTCGGTGACCCAGCCGCAACCGCTGTTCCGTCGCCGCCAGCTCGCCTGA